Proteins from a single region of Lepus europaeus isolate LE1 chromosome 4, mLepTim1.pri, whole genome shotgun sequence:
- the PAIP2 gene encoding polyadenylate-binding protein-interacting protein 2 has protein sequence MKDPSRSSTSPSIINEDVIINGHSHEDDNPFAEYMWMENEEEFNRQIEEELWEEEFIERCFQEMLEEEEEHEWFIPARDLPQTMDQIQDQFNDLVISDGSSLEDLVVKSNLNPNAKEFVPGVKY, from the exons ATGAAAGATCCAAGTCGCAGCAGTACTAGCCCAAGCATCATCAATGAAGATGTGATTATTAACGGTCATTCTCATGAAGATGACAATCCGTTTGCAGAATACATGTGGATGGAGAATGAAGAGGAATTCAACAGACAA ATAGAAGAGGAGTTATGGGAAGAAGAATTTATTGAACGCTGTTTCCAAGAAATgctggaagaagaagaagagcacgAGTGGTTTATTCCAGCTCGAGATCTCCCACAGACTATGGACCAAATCCAAGACCAGTTTAATGACCTTGTTATCAGTGATGGCTCTTCTCTGGAAGATCTTGTg GTCAAGAGCAATCTGAATCCAAATGCAAAGGAGTTTGTTCCTGGGGTGAAGTACTAA